The Staphylococcus haemolyticus region TGAATGATTGTTGACTCACGCATATGCCTCCTTGTGAAATTATAACTTAATCAATAAAGCTTATATTCCTTTAAATATACCTTTCATTCTTAATGTTATCAAATTGTTAGACTCATTTTAACAACTAATGCTTTATAACATAAAATTACTTTATTTTATAAAAAATGAACTGAGATGAGCTTCATATTAAAGCTCTCTCAGTTCAGATATTAACTGCGAATTTGAAGTTTAAAATTAATTTACTAGTTAGTTATCAGTGTCATATTTGAATTTAATCAAAAATGTTAAATTTCAAAACATAAATACTAATTTTATTTTAATACTGCAAGTTGTTCATTTCCACGAGTCGCTTCTTCAATTGCAATATTAATTTCTTTAGTGAATTCGTTTTGTTGACTTTGTGTATAGTTTAGTAATTTAGCAAGTTCTTCAACGACTGCATCTTTATATTGTTTAACTTCATTGATATTGAAATAAAGTTTACCAGATCTACGAATTAAGAAATCAGTTGGTTTAAACACCATTTCATTTTGTACACTATATACTAACTCAACGTACAATTCTAAAGGTAATTTTAAATCTTTATCTTGTGCAATTTGTGCGATGTTATATAGTTTATCTACGTTAGAACCATATTTAGAAGCTAAACGTTTGGCAACATCGGCTTGAAGTCCGATCGCTTTACCTTCTTCAACTTTGCGTTCCACGAAACTTTCAAAGTTAGCGCTACCACCTACATCACCACCAGAAATTGGTGTATGTTTTGTTTTACATTCAGCAAATGTCAATTTATATTCTTGTTTCAAGCGCTTAGCTAATAAATCTACGATTTCAAGCGCCATATGACGATAACCTGTTAATTTACCACCAGCGATTGTTAATAAGCCTGATTTACCTTCCCAAATTTCATCTTTACGTGAAATTTCAGAAGGGTCTTTTCCATCTTCTAAAATTAAAGGTCTAACTCCTGCCCAAGTTGATTCGATATCTTCATCTTTCACATTAACATCTGGGAACATATAGTTAATCGCATCAATTAGATAATCTCTATCTTCCTGTGTTGTTAAAGGTTTTGTTTTGTCATTATCATAGAAAGTATCTGTAGTTCCAACGTATGCTTTACCTTCACGTGGAATTGCAAAGATCATTCTACCATCTTTTTCAGTGTCAAAATAAACAGCTTGTCTTAATGGAAACTTAGATTGATCAATGACTACATGGACACCTTTAGTTAAACGTAATTGTTTATTGTTACGTGTATAATCTTTTTTACGAACTTCATCTACCCAAGGGCCTGCTGCATTAATAACTTTTTTAGCGTTAATTTCATACATTTCACCAGTAAGTAGATCTTGAACTTCAATACCTCTTACTTTTGATTTAGAATCGTAAATGAAATCTGTAGATTTCGTGTGATTTAAAATTTCTGCACCATTTTCTTCAGCACGTTTCATAACTTCAATTGTTAAACGTGCATCATCAGTACGGTATTCAACGTAATAACCGCCACCTTTAAGTCCATCTTTTTTAACCAATGGCTCTTTGTTTAATGTTTGTTTTTTGCTTAACATTTTCTTGCGTTCATATTTTTTTACGCCTGCTAAACGGTCATAAGCAGTTAAACCTAAGTTAGTTGTGAATTTACCAAACG contains the following coding sequences:
- a CDS encoding glycerol-3-phosphate dehydrogenase/oxidase — translated: MALSTLNREVIKKNLQNEEYDVVIIGGGITGAGIALDASQRGMKVALVEMQDFAQGTSSRSTKLVHGGLRYLKQAQIKVVAETGKERAIVYENGPHVTTPEWMLLPMHKGGTFGKFTTNLGLTAYDRLAGVKKYERKKMLSKKQTLNKEPLVKKDGLKGGGYYVEYRTDDARLTIEVMKRAEENGAEILNHTKSTDFIYDSKSKVRGIEVQDLLTGEMYEINAKKVINAAGPWVDEVRKKDYTRNNKQLRLTKGVHVVIDQSKFPLRQAVYFDTEKDGRMIFAIPREGKAYVGTTDTFYDNDKTKPLTTQEDRDYLIDAINYMFPDVNVKDEDIESTWAGVRPLILEDGKDPSEISRKDEIWEGKSGLLTIAGGKLTGYRHMALEIVDLLAKRLKQEYKLTFAECKTKHTPISGGDVGGSANFESFVERKVEEGKAIGLQADVAKRLASKYGSNVDKLYNIAQIAQDKDLKLPLELYVELVYSVQNEMVFKPTDFLIRRSGKLYFNINEVKQYKDAVVEELAKLLNYTQSQQNEFTKEINIAIEEATRGNEQLAVLK